The proteins below come from a single Notamacropus eugenii isolate mMacEug1 chromosome 7, mMacEug1.pri_v2, whole genome shotgun sequence genomic window:
- the LOC140513933 gene encoding olfactory receptor 4K13-like translates to MEMKNNTMINEFILLGLTNTWELEILFFVIFLLAYVSILAGNCLIILVVIFDSRLKSTPMYFLLANLSFLDIILSTLTLPKMVIDFFRERKTISFWGCMTQIFLAHLLGGSEVILLIVMAFDRYVAICKPLHYTTIMNHRILVGSVLLSWMVGFVHTMSQMAFMVNLPFCGPNVIDDVYCDLPLVLKLACTDIYVLELLIVAFSGILSLIFFILLLVSYIVILVTVWHRSSSGLSKVLSTLSAHITVVTLFFGSLLLIYTWPVSSYSLDKFLSVFYSVITPLLNPIIYSLRNKEMKAAMIRLKNQYMYSKPNF, encoded by the coding sequence ATGGAGATGAAGAACAACACTAtgataaatgaattcattttgttAGGGCTCACCAATACTTGGGAGCTTGAGATTTTGTTTTTTGTGATCTTCCTCCTTGCCTATGTATCAATATTGGCTGGTAATTGTCTCATTATACTTGTGGTGATTTTTGACTCTCGCTTGAAATCGACTCCTATGTACTTCCTCCTCGCCAACCTCTCTTTTCTTGACATAATTCTTTCCACTCTAACTCTCCCCAAGATGGTCATAGACTTCTTCAGGGAGAGGAAAACCATCTCTTTTTGGGGCTGCATGACACAAATTTTTCTGGCTCACTTATTAGGAGGTAGTGAGGTGATTCTTCTCATAGTGATGGCTTTTGACAGGTATGTAGCAATATGTAAACCCCTCCACTATACTACTATCATGAACCATCGAATTCTGGTAGGAAGTGTGCTGCTCTCATGGATGGTTGGCTTTGTGCACACTATGAGCCAAATGGCCTTTATGGTGAATCTGCCCTTCTGTGGCCCCAATGTGATCGATGATGTTTATTGTGACCTTCCGCTGGTGTTGAAACTTGCCTGCACTGATATTTATGTCCTAGAACTTCTCATTGTTGCATTCAGTGGgattctttccctcattttcttcattcttttgcttgTCTCCTATATTGTTATATTAGTTACTGTATGGCATCGCTCCTCTAGTGGACTGTCTAAGGTTCTGTCTACACTGTCTGCTCATATCACAGTGGTAACTCTTTTCTTTGGGTCACTACTCTTAATATATACTTGGCCAGTTAGTAGTTATTCATTAGATAAATTTCTTTCAGTGTTTTATTCGGTTATTACTCCTCTACTGAATCCAATTATCTATAGCTTAAGGAATAAGGAGATGAAAGCAGCCATGATTCGACTCAAAAACCAGTACATGTACTCCAAGCCAAACTTCTAA